A genomic window from Glycine max cultivar Williams 82 chromosome 17, Glycine_max_v4.0, whole genome shotgun sequence includes:
- the LOC106796594 gene encoding probable polyamine oxidase 5 — protein sequence MVAKKPLIVIIGAGMAGLTAANKLHSVSASKDLFEVCVVEGGNRIGGRINTSEFGGDRIEMGATWIHGIGGSPIHKIAQQIHALDSEQPWECMDGNENKATTIAEGGFVLNPSSHVDPITKLFNNLMDHAQRKMPTTTKGDCGNLSVGSFLKQGLDAYCGSSKEEEELKGFGKWSKKLLDEAIFAVHENTQRTYTSAADLFNLDYAAESEYQMFPGEEITIAKGYLSIIESLASVLPPGLVQLGRKVTRIEWQPERHEAMNLENGRPCSSRPVMLHFCDGSIMSADHVIVTVSLGVLKASIRDDDSGMLMFNPPLPSFKAEAISRLGFGVVNKLFMQLSEPPHEHSKGFPFLQMVFHSPQSELRHKKIPWWMRRTATLCPIYNNSSVLLSWFAGEEALALESLKDEEIIEGVSDTISCFLSNSLEFCNGNVNSEKYSHEYKVKFSKVLKSKWGTDPLFLGSYSHVAVGSSGDDLDTMAEPLPKCLTCASPPLQILFAGEATHRTHYSTTHGAYFSGLREANRLLQHYSLC from the coding sequence ATGGTGGCGAAGAAGCCGCTAATTGTGATAATTGGAGCTGGAATGGCAGGGCTCACTGCTGCCAACAAGCTTCACAGTGTGAGTGCCTCAAAGGACTTGTTTGAGGTGTGTGTTGTTGAAGGTGGAAACAGGATTGGTGGGAGAATCAACACATCAGAGTTTGGTGGTGACCGAATTGAGATGGGTGCTACTTGGATCCATGGAATTGGAGGCAGCCCAATTCACAAAATTGCTCAACAAATCCATGCACTTGACTCTGAGCAACCTTGGGAGTGCATGGATGGGAATGAGAATAAGGCCACCACAATTGCTGAAGGTGGCTTTGTGCTAAACCCTTCTTCCCATGTTGACCCCATCACAAAGCTTTTCAACAATCTCATGGATCATGCTCAGAGAAAGatgccaacaacaacaaagggtGACTGTGGAAACCTTAGTGTTGGCTCTTTTCTTAAACAAGGCCTTGATGCTTATTGTGGTTCATCAAAAGAGGAAGAGGAGCTCAAAGGGTTTGGAAAATGGAGCAAAAAGTTACTCGATGAAGCAATCTTTGCAGTTCATGAGAACACACAGAGGACTTACACATCTGCTGCTGATTTGTTCAATCTAGATTATGCAGCAGAAAGTGAATACCAAATGTTTCCAGGTGAGGAAATCACAATTGCTAAAGGCTACTTGAGCATAATTGAATCTTTAGCATCTGTGCTACCTCCTGGTTTGGTTCAGTTGGGTAGAAAAGTCACAAGAATTGAATGGCAGCCGGAGAGACACGAGGCGATGAATTTGGAAAATGGAAGACCATGTTCTTCTAGGCCTGTGATGCTACATTTCTGTGATGGCTCTATTATGTCTGCGGATCATGTCATTGTCACAGTTTCACTTGGAGTGTTGAAGGCTTCTATTCGTGATGATGATTCAGGTATGTTAATGTTTAATCCCCCTTTACCCTCTTTCAAGGCCGAGGCTATTTCAAGGCTTGGTTTTGGTGTTGTTAATAAGTTGTTTATGCAATTGAGTGAGCCTCCACATGAACATTCCAAAGGGTTCCCCTTCTTGCAAATGGTTTTTCATTCACCTCAATCTGAGTTGAGGCACAAGAAAATACCCTGGTGGATGAGGAGGACAGCTACCCTTTGTCCAATTTACAACAATTCTAGTGTCCTCCTATCTTGGTTTGCTGGGGAAGAAGCACTGGCACTTGAGTCACTCAAAGATGAAGAGATCATTGAAGGGGTTTCAGACACAATTTCATGCTTCCTATCGAATTCACTTGAGTTTTGCAACGGGAATGTGAATTCTGAGAAGTATTCTCACGAATATAAGGTGAAATTCAGTAAGGTGTTAAAGAGCAAGTGGGGAACAGATCCATTGTTTTTAGGCTCATACAGTCATGTGGCAGTTGGATCAAGTGGTGATGATTTAGATACAATGGCAGAGCCATTGCCAAAATGCCTCACTTGTGCTTCACCACCACTTCAAATCTTGTTTGCAGGGGAAGCAACTCACAGAACCCATTATTCTACAACTCATGGAGCTTACTTTAGTGGCCTTAGGGAAGCCAATAGGCTTCTTCAACACTATTCACTGTGTTAA